In Primulina eburnea isolate SZY01 chromosome 3, ASM2296580v1, whole genome shotgun sequence, one DNA window encodes the following:
- the LOC140825834 gene encoding vanillin synthase-like, which yields MAGIAQLIAGVLILCAAGVRSDSDLFVEENPIKQVVDGLHELENSILQVVGNCRHAFSFARFAHRYRKRYEDAEEIQKRFQIFVENLKMIRSHNRKGLSYTMGVNEFTDLTWEEFRKHRLGASQNCSATARGNHKLTNTILPESKDWRENGIVSPVKNQGHCGSCWTFSTTGALEAAYSQAFGKGISLSEQQLVDCAGKFNNFGCNGGLPSQAFEYIKYNGGLDTEDSYPYTGVDGSCKYSSENAVVKVVDSVNITLGAEDELKDAVAFARPVSVAFEVVNGFRAYNGGVYTTTSCGNSPMDVNHAVLAVGYGVEDGIPYWLIKNSWGADWGDKGYFKMEMGKNMCGVATCASYPIVA from the exons ATGGCTGGAATCGCGCAGCTCATTGCCGGTGTTCTTATCCTCTGCGCCGCAGGCGTACGATCCGATTCGGACCTCTTTGTGGAGGAGAATCCGATCAAGCAAGTCGTCGACGGTTTGCACGAGCTCGAGAACTCCATTCTCCAAGTCGTCGGAAACTGTCGCCACGCCTTTTCGTTTGCTCGCTTTGCTCACAg GTACCGAAAGAGGTATGAGGATGCTGAGGAGATTCAGAAGAGGTTCCAGATATTTGTGGAGAATTTGAAGATGATCAGATCACATAACAGGAAGGGACTCTCGTATACTATGGGAGTCAATG AGTTCACTGATTTGACTTGGGAGGAGTTCCGTAAGCATAGGTTGGGAGCCTCTCAAAACTGCTCCGCTACCGCAAGGGGCAATCACAAGCTCACAAATACCATCCTTCCAGAATCG AAAGATTGGAGGGAAAATGGCATAGTTAGCCCTGTAAAAAACCAAGGTCATTGTGGATCCTGCTGGACATTCAG CACAACTGGAGCACTTGAAGCAGCATACTCTCAAGCATTTGGAAAGGGTATTTCTCTTTCCGAGCAACAGCTTGTGGATTGTGCAGGAAAGTTCAACAACTTTGGATGCAACGGGGGTTTGCCCTCGCAAGCCTTCGAATACATCAAATACAATGGTGGGCTTGACACTGAGGATTCATATCCATATACTGGAGTGGATGGATCTTGCAAATATTCATCTGAAAATGCTGTTGTCAAAGTAGTTGATTCTGTCAATATTACCCTG GGTGCTGAAGATGAGCTTAAAGATGCAGTAGCATTTGCTCGGCCAGTAAGTGTGGCTTTTGAGGTGGTTAATGGTTTTAGAGCATATAATGGGGGAGTTTACACCACCACTTCATGTGGCAACTCTCCAAtg GATGTGAATCATGCTGTTCTTGCTGTTGGTTATGGGGTTGAGGACGGAATCCCCTATTGGCTCATTAAGAACTCGTGGGGAGCTGATTGGGGCGACAAGGGTTACTTCAAAATGGAGATGGGCAAGAACATGTGTG GTGTTGCCACTTGTGCATCATACCCCATAGTTGCTTAA
- the LOC140825836 gene encoding protein OXIDATIVE STRESS 3 LIKE 2-like, with protein MENPGSTDRIERSGVVTGDAPCVSSIYDALNFSAADREEARAEVEDRTGSLSSSSISSIGKNSDESSGGGGDGEEVQSEYKGGAFASLEALEEVLPVKRGISKFYCGKSISFTSLFDAASCSSVKDIAKPEDAYTRKRKNMIAYNGYWDKKQNNFSSSRRGGLSKRPNESMSMLSLVAPSNCPESCSGETSNSNSSSSGCCLPPLPPHSRIAIFNELSSSPPTDKFSSWRSMSLADLRGAAAAEDSANHSIPGI; from the exons ATGGAAAATCCTGGCAGTACTGATCGGATTGAGCGATCAGGGGTTGTTACCGGCGATGCGCCTTGCGTTTCTTCGATTTACGACGCCCTGAATTTTTCCGCCGCCGATCGGGAGGAGGCCCGTGCGGAGGTGGAGGATCGGACCGGTTCTCTGTCGTCTTCCTCCATCTCATCAATAGGAAAAAACAGCGACGAGTCTTCCGGTGGTGGAGGAGATGGGGAGGAGGTCCAGAGTGAGTACAAAGGTGGAGCATTTGCTAGTTTGGAAGCTCTGGAAGAAGTTTTGCCTGTAAA GAGAGGTATATCGAAGTTCTATTGTGGCAAATCCATATCTTTTACTTCTCTGTTCGATGCTGCATCCTGCTCCTCTGTTAAAGATATCGCTAAACCAGAAGATGCATACACTAGGAAGCGCAAGAACATGATCGCATATAATGGCTACTGGGACAAGAAACAAAATAACTTCTCGAGCAGCAGACGTGGAGGATTATCGAAAAGACCTAATGAGTCTATGAGTATGTTATCTCTTGTTGCACCCTCTAATTGCCCTGAGAGCTGTTCTGGCGAAACATCTAACTCTAACTCTTCGTCATCTGGTTGCTGTCTTCCTCCTTTGCCACCCCACTCAAGAATTGCTATATTTAACGAACTATCATCCTCACCTCCTACTGATAAGTTTAGTTCATGGCGGTCTATGTCCTTGGCTGATCTTCGAggtgctgctgctgctgaagATTCAGCAAATCACAGCATCCCTGGAATATGA